In Marinibacterium anthonyi, the DNA window CCAGGCGATGGCGTCGATGGCGTTCGGGTTCTTCGGGATGCCGCGCGTCGATGTTCTGGCCGGGCCCGGCAATGCCTGGGTCGCCGAGGCCAAGCGCCAGCTGTTCGGCAGGGTCGGCATCGACATGGTCGCGGGCCCGACCGACAGCCTGATCATCGCCGATGCCAGCGCCTCGGCCGAACTCGTGGCCTGGGACATGGTCGGCCAGATGGAACACGGCGCGGATTCGCCGGTCTGGCTGGTCACCGGGGACGAAACGCTGGCCCGGACCGTCCTGTCGCTGATCCCCGGCCTGATCGGCTCGTTGCCCGAAAGCAACGCCGGATCCGCCCGCGCCGCCTGGGACAACCTGGCCGAGATCATCCTGTGTGACACCCGCGAGGAGATGGCCGAGACCGCCGACCGCTACGCGCCCGAGCACCTGCATGTGCAGGCCGCGGACCTGGATTGGTGGCTGGCGCGGCTCAAGGCCTACGGATCGCTGTTCCTGGGGGCCGAGACGACGGTGGCCTTCGGCGACAAGGCGTCGGGGCCGAACCACGTGCTGCCGACGTCCGGAGCGGCGCGCTATACGGGCGGTCTTTCGGTGCACAAGTTCCTCAAGACGGTGACCTGGCAAAGGTCGACGTCGGAAGCGGCGCAGCGCGTGGCCGAGGTGACCGCGCGGATCTCGCGGATGGAAGGCATGGAGGCCCATGCCCGCACCGCCGATATCCGGCTGATCCCGCGCAGCTGAGGGGCCCAAGGCGTCGGCCAGACGCGCCTTCGGGTCACCGGGATCAGAACCGGGGTCAGACCGCTTCGGCGTTGTGGCAGGCGCTCAGATGTCCGGGGCCCATGTCGCGCAGTTCGGGCACCTCGGATGCGCAGCGGCCGGTGGCCATGGGACAGCGGGTGCGGAAAAAGCAGCCGCTTGGCGGGTCGATGGGGCTGGGGACATCGCCGCTCAGCACCACGCGGTCGCTGTGGGCGGCGGGATCGGGCAAGGGGACCGCAGACAGCAGCGCCCTGGTGTAGGGATGGCGGGGCTGGCGGAACAGGGAATCGCGATCGGCGATCTCCATGATGCGGCCCAGGTACATGACGGCCACCCGGTCGGACATGTGTTCGACCACGGCCAGATCGTGCGAGATGAACAGCAGCGCCAGCCCAAGATCCTTTTGCAGGTCCATCAACAGGTTGATGATCTGCGCCTGCACCGACACGTCCAGCGCCGAAACCGCCTCGTCGCAGATGATGATGTCGGGGTCCGACGCCAGCGCCCGGGCGATGCAGATCCGCTGCCGCTGCCCGCCCGAGAACTGGTGGGGCATCCGCGCCATCGCCTCGCGCGGCAGGCCCACCTTTTCCAGCAACTCGCCGACACGGGTTTTCCGCGCGGCCCGTGACCGCGCCAGGCCATGGCTGCGCAGCGGTTCGGCGATCAGCTCCTCGACACTCATGCGGGGGTTGAGGCTCGAAAACGGGTCCTGGAAGACCACGTTCAGCCGCTTGCGGACGGGCTTCATCCGCGCGCGGCTCAGCCCGTCGATCCGCGCGCCGTCAAGGGTGATTTCCCCTTCGGTCAGCGGGATCAGCCGGGCGAGGCACTTGCCGACCGTGGACTTGCCGCAGCCGGATTCACCCACCAGCGACAGGGTCTCGCCCCGGGCGATGTGGAAGCTGACGTCGCTGACCGCGTGGACGGCCTTGTCGGATTTCGAGAACAGGCCGCCGCTGATGGGGAACCGTTTCACCAGGTTGCGGACTTCGATCAGATGCGGGCTGGTGGTCATGCGGCTGTGGCCTCTTTGGGCGAGAAGTGACAGGCGGCAAGGTGGCCGGGCGCCTTGGCCACGAGCGCGGGGTCGATCCGGCGACAGACATCGCGGGCGATCGGGCAGCGGTCGGCAAAGGCGCAGCCTTGCAGGGGCTTGGTCAGGTCCGGCACGCGGCCGGGGATCTCGGCCAGGCGGGTCGCGCCTTGGGCGGTCAGCGACGACCCCAGCCTGGGCACCGCGTTCAGCAGACCCTGGGTATAGGGGTGGCGCGGGGTGCGGAAAAGGTCGTCGACCCTGGCCTCTTCGACCTTGCGGCCGGCATACATGACCAGCACGCGTTCGGCGAATTCGGCCACCACGCCCAGGTCGTGGGTGATCAGCATCACGGCGGATCCGACCTTGCGGCGCAGGTCCTGCATCAGGTCGAGGATCTGCGCCTGGATCGTCACGTCCAGCGCCGTGGTGGGTTCGTCCGCGACCAGCAGCGCGGGGTTGCAGGCCAGCGCGATGGCGATCATCGCGCGCTGGCGCATGCCGCCCGAAAGCTGGTGCGGGTAGTCGTCGACCCGGCGCTCGGGCGAGGGGATGCCGACAAGGCGCAGCATCTGGATGGCGCGGTCGCGGGCCTGGGCGCGGGTGACTTTTTCGTGCAGCCGCACCGCCTCGCCGATCTGGGCGCCAATGGTGAACACCGGGTTGAGCGAGGTCATCGGCTCCTGGAAGATCATGCCGATCTCGGAGCCGCGGATCTTGCGCATGCGGCCTTCGGAGACCTTCAGCAGGTCCTGGCCGCGAAAGTTGATCTGGCCGGCGATCTTGCCCGGGGGCGTCGGCAGCAGGCGCAGCATCGCCATGGATGTCACCGACTTGCCGCAGCCGGATTCGCCGACGACGGCCAGCGCCTCGCCGGCGTTGATGTCAAAGCTCAGCCCGTCGACGGCGCGGTTGACGCCGGTTGCGGTGCGGAAATGGATCTGAAGGTCGCGGACTTCGAGAAGGGCCATGGTCACACCTGTTTCGCCAGACGCGGATCGACCGCGTCGCGCAGCCCGTCGCCCAGCAGGTTGACGGCCAGGACGGTGATCGACAGGAACAGCGCCGGGAAGAACACGATGCTGGGCTTGACCTGCCAAAGCGCGCGGCCCTCGGCCATGATGTTGCCCCACGACGGGATCGTCGGCGGCAGGCCCGCGCCGATAAAGCTGAGGATCGCCTCGGTGATCATCGCCGAGGCGCAGATATAGGTGGCCTGGACGGTCAGCGGCGCCAGCGTGTTGGGCATGATGTGGCGCCAGATGATGCCAAGCGTGCTGGTCCCGCAGGCGGTGCCGGCCTCGACAAAGGGCTGTTCGCGGACCGACAGAACGACCGACCGGGTCAGGCGGGCGACGCGCGGGATTTCGGCGATGGTGATGGCCAGGACGACGTTGAAGACGGATCCGCCGCGCATCAGCGTCATCAGCGCGATGGCCAGCAGGATCGCGGGGATCGACATCAGCCCGTCCATGATCCGCATGACGATGTTGTCGGCCCAGCGGACGAAGCCCGACAGCAGCCCGATGGACAGCCCGATGACCGAGGCGCAGATGGCGACCGAGGCGCCCACGATCAGCGACACCCGCGCGCCGTAGACGGTGCGCGAGAAGATGTCGCGGCCCAGCATGTCGGTGCCGAACCAGGCCTCGGCCGAGGGCGGTTTCACCCGCATCGCGGGGTTCAGCGCGCCGGGGTCGGTGGTGGCGATCAGCGGCGCCAGGATCCCCATCAGCGTCATCAGCGCCAGCAGGACAAGGCCGATCCAAAGCGTCGGATGGTCGAGCAGAAGCGCCATGGCGCGGCTGCGCTGCGGCGGCGGTGTAAGGATCTGCGGCCGGGCGGGCGCGGCGGGATAATCGGCGTCGGTTGGCGGGGTCAATAGCGGATCCTCGGGTCGATGAGGGTGTAGCTGATGTCGATCAACAGGTTGATGATGACGTAGACGAAGCTGAAGATCAGGATGATCGCCTGGATCACCGGGTAGTCGCGGCGCAGGATCGATTCCACGGTCAGCCGGCCCAGCCCGGGCAGCGAGAACACGGTTTCGATCACCACCGCGCCCGAGATCATCAGCGCGATGCCCAGTCCCACCACCGTCACGATCGGCACCAGCGCGTTGCGCAGCGCATGGACGAACAGCACCGTTCGCCCGGCGGCGCCCTTGGCGCGGGCGGTGCGGATGTAATCCTGCTGCAGGATTTCAAGCATCGTCGCGCGGGTGATGCGGGCGATCAGGGCGATATAGACGCCCGACAGGGTGATGGCGGGCAGGATCAGCCGGCGCAGCCAGGGCCAGAGCCCGTCAGACAGGGGCACGTAGCCCTGCACCGGCAGCCAGCCCAGCTGCAGCGCCACCCCCCAGGCCAGCACGTAGCCCACGACAAAGACCGGCACCGAAAAGCCCAGAACGGCAAAAAGCATGATCGCCCGGTCCAGCAGGGATCCGCGTTTCCAGGCGGCGGCGACTCCCATCGGGATGGCGATCACCAGCGCGATGATCAGCGTCACGATCATCAGCGACACGGTCGGTTCGACCCGCTGGAGGATCATCTGCGTCACCGGCTCGCGCGTGAAGATCGAGGTGCCGAAATCGCCCTGAAACACGCCGCCGGCCCATTCGAGGAACCGGACGGGGAAGCTGCGGTCAAGCCCCAGCTGGCTGCGGATGGCCTCGATATCGGTCTGCGTGGCCTGGTCGCCCGCCAGGATCGCCGCCGGATCGCCGGGCGCGAGATAGAGCAGGCTGAAGACGAAGATCATCACGAACAGGACGACCGGAATGGTCGACAGGATGCGTCTGAGGATATAGGCGCTCATGGCTTTGCGACCCCGGTGGGAAGGTGGCGGCGCCCCGCGACGGGGGCGCCGGGCGCGTTACGCGCGGTCGACGTTCCAGAACATGCTGACGGACCCCTGCAGCAGGCCGGTCAGGTCCGACCGCACGGCGCCGTCCTGAAAGCTTTGGCCCAGCGGCACGGTCGGCACCTGGTCGATGGCGCGGGCATTGGCCATGTCGAAGAGGGTGTCGGCCTCTTCCTCGGACCCCGCCGAAAGCCAGTCGGCGACGATCTGTTCCATCTGGTCGTCCTTGTACCAGCCCCACCAGCCCTTTTCGCCCAGGCCGCGGGTGGTGGCGTTGGTCGCCGGGTTGGCGATGGAAATGGCGGGCCAGTTGGTATGCGCGATGCTCCAGCCGCCATTGTCGACCGGTTCCTTCGACACGCGCCGCTGCACCACGGTGCCCCAATCGGTGTCCTGCAGGTCGACATTCATGCCCATCCTGGTCA includes these proteins:
- a CDS encoding ABC-transporter permease protein, whose protein sequence is MSAYILRRILSTIPVVLFVMIFVFSLLYLAPGDPAAILAGDQATQTDIEAIRSQLGLDRSFPVRFLEWAGGVFQGDFGTSIFTREPVTQMILQRVEPTVSLMIVTLIIALVIAIPMGVAAAWKRGSLLDRAIMLFAVLGFSVPVFVVGYVLAWGVALQLGWLPVQGYVPLSDGLWPWLRRLILPAITLSGVYIALIARITRATMLEILQQDYIRTARAKGAAGRTVLFVHALRNALVPIVTVVGLGIALMISGAVVIETVFSLPGLGRLTVESILRRDYPVIQAIILIFSFVYVIINLLIDISYTLIDPRIRY
- a CDS encoding ABC-transporter permease protein, which gives rise to MTPPTDADYPAAPARPQILTPPPQRSRAMALLLDHPTLWIGLVLLALMTLMGILAPLIATTDPGALNPAMRVKPPSAEAWFGTDMLGRDIFSRTVYGARVSLIVGASVAICASVIGLSIGLLSGFVRWADNIVMRIMDGLMSIPAILLAIALMTLMRGGSVFNVVLAITIAEIPRVARLTRSVVLSVREQPFVEAGTACGTSTLGIIWRHIMPNTLAPLTVQATYICASAMITEAILSFIGAGLPPTIPSWGNIMAEGRALWQVKPSIVFFPALFLSITVLAVNLLGDGLRDAVDPRLAKQV
- the hpsN_1 gene encoding Sulfopropanediol 3-dehydrogenase, producing the protein MTITYLKAAKPQAPERQIELRDQVTDILLAIEKGGEAEALRFARKFDGWQGDIVVTPAEIAAATARLAPSVREDIDFAHANIRQFADAQRATLTDMEMEMAPGFFAGQKSIPVLGAGCYAPGGRFSHVASALMTITTAKAAGVDFVAASSPPRGGAGISDEMAYAMHLAGADQINRMGGVQAMASMAFGFFGMPRVDVLAGPGNAWVAEAKRQLFGRVGIDMVAGPTDSLIIADASASAELVAWDMVGQMEHGADSPVWLVTGDETLARTVLSLIPGLIGSLPESNAGSARAAWDNLAEIILCDTREEMAETADRYAPEHLHVQAADLDWWLARLKAYGSLFLGAETTVAFGDKASGPNHVLPTSGAARYTGGLSVHKFLKTVTWQRSTSEAAQRVAEVTARISRMEGMEAHARTADIRLIPRS
- a CDS encoding ABC-transporter ATP-binding protein, whose protein sequence is MTTSPHLIEVRNLVKRFPISGGLFSKSDKAVHAVSDVSFHIARGETLSLVGESGCGKSTVGKCLARLIPLTEGEITLDGARIDGLSRARMKPVRKRLNVVFQDPFSSLNPRMSVEELIAEPLRSHGLARSRAARKTRVGELLEKVGLPREAMARMPHQFSGGQRQRICIARALASDPDIIICDEAVSALDVSVQAQIINLLMDLQKDLGLALLFISHDLAVVEHMSDRVAVMYLGRIMEIADRDSLFRQPRHPYTRALLSAVPLPDPAAHSDRVVLSGDVPSPIDPPSGCFFRTRCPMATGRCASEVPELRDMGPGHLSACHNAEAV
- the oppD_2 gene encoding Stage 0 sporulation protein KD, which gives rise to MALLEVRDLQIHFRTATGVNRAVDGLSFDINAGEALAVVGESGCGKSVTSMAMLRLLPTPPGKIAGQINFRGQDLLKVSEGRMRKIRGSEIGMIFQEPMTSLNPVFTIGAQIGEAVRLHEKVTRAQARDRAIQMLRLVGIPSPERRVDDYPHQLSGGMRQRAMIAIALACNPALLVADEPTTALDVTIQAQILDLMQDLRRKVGSAVMLITHDLGVVAEFAERVLVMYAGRKVEEARVDDLFRTPRHPYTQGLLNAVPRLGSSLTAQGATRLAEIPGRVPDLTKPLQGCAFADRCPIARDVCRRIDPALVAKAPGHLAACHFSPKEATAA